The window GCGGCCTCCATCATCTCGGCAAAGATCGCGAGCGCGGCCTTGGCGGTATCGACGGAATCGAAGATCGCCTCCTTGTCCTCCTGCATGTCGCGGTTGTACGTAAGCGGCAGGCCCTTCATCGTGGTGAGAAGCGAGATGAGGTTGCCGTAAAGGCGGCCAGTCTTGCCTCGGGTCAGCTCCGCGATATCGGGATTCTTCTTCTGCGGCATCAGGCTGGAACCTGTCGTGTGACGGTCGCTCAGCTCAATAAATCCAAACTCGGCCGACGCCCACAGGATCACATCCTCACTGAGGCGGGAAAGGTGCATGCCCAGGATCGCCAGGGCGGAAAGCAATTCCAGTGCGTAATCGCGATCGGAGACGGCATCCATGCTATTCTGAGTCACCCCGGAAAAGCCCAACTCTTTGGCCACGGCCTCGCGGTCGAGTATGATGGTCGATCCCGCAATGGCGCCCGACCCAAGCGGCATCTGATCGAGACGGGTCAATACATCCCCCAGCCTGCCATGATCGCGCTCCGCCATCTCGACATATGCCAGCAAGTGATGGCCGACGAGCACCGGCTGGGCGCGCTGCAGGTGCGTGTAGCCCGGCATCACGTCCTCTTCATGTCTGGCGGCAAGCCCGACGAGCGCCCGCTGAAAACTACGAACCAACCCGCGGATCACCTCGATCTCATCACGGAGATAGAGCCGGAGATCGAGCGCCACCTGGTCATTGCGGCTGCGGGCGGTATGGAGCTTCGCCCCGGCCGGGCCGATGCGCTTTGTCAACTCGGCCTCGATGTTCATGTGAACGTCCTCGAGGTCGATGTCGAAGACAAACTCTCCCTCCGAGATCTCCTTCTCGATCTGGCGCAAGCCACCCTCGATCTGGGCAAATTCATCCGGCGTCAGGATGCCCGCGGCAGTCAATGCCCGGGCGTGGGCAATACTCCCGCGAATGTCATGGCGATACAACCTGGCGTCGAACGATACAGATTCCCCGTAGGATTTGAGCAGACTCGACTGAGCCTGCTTGAAGCGGCCTTTCCACATGGCTGAATAAAAAGATTAGGAGGCTTTGTCCTTTTGATGGCGGCACGAGCCGTGCATCTTGAGTTCGTCGCAGTGACCCTCGATCTTCACCGCCTTCGAAGCGGGCGAAAACCCGAGACGGCGCGTGATGCAATTTTCCAGCAACTCCATGTTGGTGTCCTCGAACTCGATGATTTTATTGCAGTCCACACAGATCAGGTGGTTATGGGTCGGATGCTCGACGAAATTCGGATCATACACCGTGACATCCCCGCCGAGATCGAGTTCGCGAAGGAATCCGCTTT of the Terrimicrobium sacchariphilum genome contains:
- the argH gene encoding argininosuccinate lyase — translated: MWKGRFKQAQSSLLKSYGESVSFDARLYRHDIRGSIAHARALTAAGILTPDEFAQIEGGLRQIEKEISEGEFVFDIDLEDVHMNIEAELTKRIGPAGAKLHTARSRNDQVALDLRLYLRDEIEVIRGLVRSFQRALVGLAARHEEDVMPGYTHLQRAQPVLVGHHLLAYVEMAERDHGRLGDVLTRLDQMPLGSGAIAGSTIILDREAVAKELGFSGVTQNSMDAVSDRDYALELLSALAILGMHLSRLSEDVILWASAEFGFIELSDRHTTGSSLMPQKKNPDIAELTRGKTGRLYGNLISLLTTMKGLPLTYNRDMQEDKEAIFDSVDTAKAALAIFAEMMEAASFRSKVTAEATKDPNLLATDLADRLVLGGVPFRQAHEIVGKLVALAAERGVGLHKLPDADYLAASSVLTPAVIADTFCVQTGLAARKAPGAPSPENLSRRLAHWKAVLA
- a CDS encoding Fur family transcriptional regulator; protein product: MRGSLMDFLGTRGLRRTIQREAIISAAFSTKDHFSAEELLDKARQIEKSVSRATVYRTLPLLVESGFLRELDLGGDVTVYDPNFVEHPTHNHLICVDCNKIIEFEDTNMELLENCITRRLGFSPASKAVKIEGHCDELKMHGSCRHQKDKAS